A genomic region of Streptococcus suis contains the following coding sequences:
- a CDS encoding ABC transporter permease — protein MDIILSSISQGLLWSVMAIGVYLTFRILDIADMTAEGSYPLGAAVCATGIVNGVNPLLATFMAMVAGMGAGLISGLLHTKLKIPALLTGIVTLTGLYSINLKILDKANVALLKQETLVTQLQDFGLTKTNAVLVIGLVFVLAVVGLLTLLLNTQIGLAIRSTGDNIPMSEANGINVDNMKIYGYMLSNGLIALCGALLTQNNGYADLNSGTGTIVIGLASVIIAEVILRNLRLGWRLLSVVLGAVVYRLIILAILEIPGMDADLVKLFSAILLATVLYVPELQKKLNIRRPKLNGNA, from the coding sequence GTGGATATTATTTTATCAAGTATCTCGCAAGGCTTGCTTTGGTCAGTTATGGCGATTGGTGTTTACTTGACGTTTCGTATTTTAGATATTGCTGATATGACAGCTGAGGGGTCTTATCCGCTTGGAGCTGCTGTTTGTGCGACAGGGATTGTGAACGGAGTGAATCCCTTGCTGGCAACCTTTATGGCTATGGTAGCTGGTATGGGTGCAGGATTGATTTCTGGTTTACTTCATACAAAACTAAAAATTCCAGCCCTTTTGACCGGTATTGTAACCTTGACGGGACTCTACTCCATCAACTTGAAAATTTTGGATAAGGCCAACGTAGCCCTGCTCAAACAAGAAACACTGGTGACCCAATTGCAGGATTTCGGTTTGACAAAAACCAATGCTGTTTTGGTCATTGGTCTGGTCTTTGTACTAGCAGTTGTGGGCCTATTGACGCTCTTGCTCAATACACAAATTGGTCTAGCCATTCGTTCAACAGGGGATAACATTCCAATGAGTGAGGCCAACGGTATCAATGTAGATAATATGAAAATCTACGGCTATATGTTGTCGAATGGTCTAATTGCCCTTTGTGGAGCTCTTCTTACTCAGAATAATGGCTATGCAGATCTCAATTCAGGTACTGGTACCATTGTTATCGGTCTAGCATCTGTCATTATTGCAGAAGTTATCTTGCGTAACTTACGCCTGGGTTGGAGACTCCTATCGGTTGTTCTCGGTGCAGTTGTTTACCGTTTGATTATCTTAGCGATTTTGGAAATTCCAGGTATGGATGCAGACCTTGTTAAACTCTTCTCAGCTATCCTTCTGGCAACCGTTCTCTATGTGCCAGAATTGCAGAAGAAATTGAATATTCGTCGTCCAAAATTGAATGGAAATGCTTAG
- a CDS encoding 3-deoxy-7-phosphoheptulonate synthase → MGIHKRSTSLDIDKVKELSKLEGEFLAAKNQRDEELKRIIRGEDDRLLLVIGPCSSDNEEAVLEYARRLSKLQEEVKDKIFMVMRVYTAKPRTNGEGYKGLVHQPDTSKLPDLINGIAAVRNLHYRVITETGLTTADEMLYSANYPLVEDLVSYHAIGARSVEDQEHRFVASGVDMPTGMKNPTSGNLTVMFNAIYAAQNKQNFIYRDAEVDTDGNPLAHAILRGANTEKGGYEPNYYYDILLKTIKQYEQFGLKNPFIVIDTNHDNSGKNYLEQIRIVRQTLINRDWNESIRKYVRGFMIESYLEDGRQDSPEVFGKSITDPCLGWEKTEALIREIHQTV, encoded by the coding sequence ATGGGAATCCACAAACGTAGCACCAGTTTAGACATTGATAAAGTAAAGGAACTTTCCAAGTTAGAAGGAGAATTTCTAGCTGCAAAAAATCAGCGCGATGAAGAACTGAAAAGAATTATCCGAGGTGAAGATGACCGTCTGCTCTTGGTTATCGGCCCTTGCTCATCAGATAATGAAGAGGCCGTTCTAGAATATGCACGTCGTCTCTCTAAGCTTCAAGAGGAAGTCAAAGATAAAATCTTCATGGTCATGCGGGTTTACACAGCTAAACCACGTACCAATGGGGAAGGCTATAAAGGACTGGTTCATCAGCCAGATACTTCTAAATTACCAGACCTCATTAACGGAATTGCAGCCGTTCGTAATTTGCATTACCGTGTCATTACTGAGACCGGACTCACAACTGCTGATGAAATGCTCTACTCTGCCAACTACCCTCTTGTGGAAGACTTGGTGTCCTACCATGCTATCGGAGCACGTTCGGTTGAAGACCAAGAACACAGATTTGTTGCATCAGGTGTCGATATGCCAACTGGTATGAAAAACCCAACTTCTGGTAATTTGACCGTTATGTTCAATGCTATCTACGCCGCACAAAACAAACAGAACTTTATTTACCGCGATGCAGAAGTTGATACAGATGGCAACCCTCTAGCTCATGCTATCCTTCGTGGTGCCAATACTGAAAAGGGCGGTTATGAGCCAAACTACTACTATGATATTCTCTTGAAAACCATCAAACAGTATGAACAATTTGGTCTTAAAAATCCATTTATCGTAATTGATACCAACCACGACAATTCTGGTAAAAACTACCTGGAACAAATCCGTATCGTCCGTCAGACCCTCATCAACCGTGATTGGAATGAATCCATTCGCAAATATGTCCGTGGTTTCATGATTGAATCCTACTTAGAAGACGGCCGTCAAGATAGCCCTGAGGTATTCGGCAAATCCATTACCGATCCTTGCTTAGGTTGGGAAAAAACGGAAGCTCTGATTCGTGAAATTCATCAAACTGTCTAA
- a CDS encoding ABC transporter ATP-binding protein: MSTILSIQNIHKTFEAGTVNENHVLRGLNLDVKEGDFISIIGGNGAGKSTFMNSLAGALTVDSGDILLEGKSIKHVSAAKRSKDISRVFQDPKMGTASRLTIEENMAIAYRRGLSRGLGWGVKDSERAIFKEALKELGLGLENRMKVDTQFLSGGQRQALTLMMASLVKPKVLLLDEHTAALDPKTSDMVMELTKKIVESHQLTALMITHNMENAIEYGNRLVMLHRGQIVVDVEGEEKKNLTVQNLMDLFYKNSGEKLTDDEMIL, from the coding sequence ATGTCTACAATTTTATCAATTCAAAATATTCATAAAACCTTCGAAGCTGGAACAGTTAATGAGAACCATGTCCTTCGTGGGTTGAACTTAGATGTAAAAGAGGGTGATTTTATCTCCATTATCGGTGGTAATGGTGCTGGTAAATCAACTTTCATGAACTCACTTGCAGGTGCCTTGACGGTTGATTCGGGCGATATTTTGCTTGAAGGTAAATCCATTAAGCATGTCTCAGCAGCCAAACGTTCTAAGGACATCAGCCGTGTCTTCCAAGATCCTAAGATGGGAACAGCTTCCCGCTTGACCATTGAAGAAAACATGGCTATTGCCTATCGTCGTGGATTGTCACGTGGTCTTGGCTGGGGTGTTAAGGATAGTGAACGTGCTATTTTTAAGGAAGCCTTGAAAGAGCTTGGTCTGGGACTAGAAAACCGTATGAAGGTTGACACGCAATTTCTTTCAGGTGGTCAACGTCAGGCCTTGACATTGATGATGGCTTCGCTGGTTAAACCAAAGGTTCTACTCTTGGACGAACACACTGCAGCCCTTGATCCCAAAACTAGCGATATGGTCATGGAATTGACCAAGAAGATTGTCGAGAGTCACCAGTTGACAGCTCTGATGATTACGCATAATATGGAAAACGCCATTGAATATGGTAATCGTTTGGTCATGTTGCACCGTGGTCAGATTGTTGTCGATGTAGAAGGAGAAGAGAAGAAGAACTTGACCGTTCAAAACTTGATGGACCTTTTCTACAAAAACAGTGGTGAAAAGCTAACTGACGATGAGATGATTTTATAA
- a CDS encoding ABC transporter substrate-binding protein, with amino-acid sequence MYYKLVKKLATISVASMCLLTLAACSSSSEQASSDVVKVGVLQYMEHESLTAAREGFVAELEANGYKEGEKLVLDYQNAQGDQANLQTISEQLIDGNDIVLAIATPSAQSLATVSTETPIVFTAVTDPLSADLVESIEKPGGLLTGTSDQAPIDKQVELLGQAVPDAKTVGILYTTSERNSEVQVEQAKKLLEKADYKVVVKGITSTNEVQDATTSLMKDVDALFIPTDNTVASTMTMIGELSVEHKVPVIGGSTDMVDEGGLLTYGTNYEALGRQTAKMAIKIIEGANVSETAVEYPETVSLHVNEEMAQKLGIDTSKLAVSE; translated from the coding sequence ATGTATTATAAGCTAGTAAAAAAATTGGCAACTATTTCAGTAGCAAGTATGTGTTTGCTAACACTTGCAGCTTGTTCCTCATCATCAGAACAAGCTTCCTCAGATGTGGTCAAAGTTGGAGTTCTCCAATATATGGAGCATGAATCATTGACAGCTGCCCGTGAGGGTTTTGTGGCGGAATTAGAAGCAAATGGCTATAAAGAGGGTGAAAAATTGGTTTTGGATTATCAAAATGCCCAAGGTGATCAAGCTAACCTTCAAACCATTTCAGAACAATTAATCGATGGAAATGATATTGTCTTGGCAATCGCTACGCCGTCTGCCCAGAGTTTAGCGACTGTGTCTACTGAAACGCCGATTGTCTTTACTGCGGTTACAGATCCCTTGTCAGCTGACTTGGTAGAATCCATTGAAAAACCAGGTGGACTGTTGACAGGTACTTCTGATCAAGCTCCAATTGACAAACAGGTTGAATTGCTAGGACAAGCTGTTCCTGATGCTAAGACAGTTGGTATTTTGTACACTACTAGCGAACGTAATTCAGAAGTCCAGGTAGAGCAAGCTAAGAAATTGCTAGAAAAAGCAGATTATAAGGTAGTGGTAAAAGGAATCACTTCGACTAATGAAGTACAAGATGCTACAACAAGTTTGATGAAGGATGTAGATGCTCTCTTTATTCCAACAGACAATACTGTCGCTTCAACCATGACCATGATCGGTGAATTATCTGTGGAGCATAAGGTTCCAGTAATCGGTGGTTCAACGGACATGGTGGATGAAGGAGGTCTTTTGACTTACGGTACCAACTATGAAGCTTTAGGTCGTCAAACTGCAAAAATGGCTATTAAGATTATCGAAGGAGCCAATGTGTCAGAAACAGCGGTAGAATACCCAGAGACCGTCAGTCTTCACGTTAATGAAGAAATGGCTCAGAAATTAGGTATCGATACTTCTAAGCTTGCTGTATCTGAATAA
- a CDS encoding 3-deoxy-7-phosphoheptulonate synthase, which translates to MKEEDLLFTPISEKIDINQVREHSKLSPETLAKKQARDRELEAILKGEDDRLLLVIGPCSSDNEEAVLDYAHRLAKLQEEVKDKIFMVMRVYTAKPRTNGDGYKGLMHQPDTDAAPSLINGIKAVRNLHYRVITETGLTTADEMLYPENLPLVDDLVSYIAIGARSVENQQHRFVASGIDVPTGLKNPTSGNLKVMFNGLFAAQKKQSFLFNNTEVETSGNPLAHVILRGAVNENGKYLPNYYYDNLLETIELYDQFGLKNPFIIIDTNHDNSGKNYLEQIRIVRQTLINRDWNESIRNYVRGFMIESYIEDGRQDNPDVYGKSITDPCLGWEKTQELIREIYNR; encoded by the coding sequence ATGAAAGAGGAAGACCTATTGTTTACACCAATCAGCGAAAAAATTGACATCAATCAAGTACGAGAACATTCAAAACTTTCTCCAGAAACACTTGCTAAAAAACAAGCTCGTGACCGTGAACTTGAAGCTATCTTAAAAGGTGAAGATGATCGTCTTCTCCTAGTAATTGGGCCATGTTCTTCTGACAATGAAGAGGCTGTCTTAGATTATGCTCACCGCTTGGCCAAGCTCCAAGAAGAGGTCAAAGATAAAATTTTCATGGTCATGCGCGTCTATACTGCCAAGCCACGTACCAATGGTGATGGTTATAAAGGACTCATGCACCAACCAGATACAGATGCTGCACCAAGCCTCATCAACGGAATCAAAGCAGTTCGTAACCTCCACTATCGTGTCATTACGGAAACAGGTTTAACTACTGCTGACGAGATGCTCTATCCTGAAAACCTGCCTTTGGTTGATGACTTGGTTTCCTACATCGCTATCGGAGCTCGTTCGGTTGAAAATCAGCAGCACCGCTTTGTAGCGTCAGGCATCGATGTTCCAACAGGCTTGAAAAATCCAACATCTGGTAACCTCAAAGTCATGTTCAACGGTCTTTTTGCTGCTCAGAAGAAGCAATCCTTCCTCTTCAACAATACTGAAGTTGAAACATCTGGCAATCCACTTGCTCACGTTATCCTTCGTGGCGCAGTCAATGAAAATGGTAAATACCTACCAAACTATTACTATGATAATCTTCTAGAAACCATTGAGCTCTATGACCAATTTGGCTTGAAAAATCCATTTATTATTATCGATACCAACCATGACAATTCTGGGAAAAATTATTTGGAACAAATCCGTATCGTCCGTCAAACCTTAATCAACCGTGACTGGAACGAATCCATTCGTAACTACGTTCGCGGCTTCATGATTGAATCCTACATTGAAGACGGTCGCCAAGACAATCCAGATGTCTATGGAAAATCCATCACAGACCCTTGCTTAGGCTGGGAAAAAACACAAGAACTCATCCGAGAAATTTACAACAGATAG
- a CDS encoding shikimate dehydrogenase, whose translation MNIDGYTRLAAVVAKPIKHSISPFIHNLAFKETGVNGVYVALEIPEEDLAATLENIKRYDMFGINLSMPYKQAVIPYLDDLTASARLIGAVNTVIHQNGLLIGHNTDGIGFFKSLEKLRRFQVRNKRLTILGGGGASTAIIAQATLDGAKEITIFCRQQSLERTQASLTPIAQATGVPMQVLALEDSQLLQEHITNSDLLVNGTSVGMDGYSQPVPSTIRFPENLLVADVIYQPFETPLLKLAQSQGNPTINGLGMLLFQAAEAFQTWTGKEMPTDLIWDQLVQKYDIK comes from the coding sequence ATGAACATTGATGGTTACACTCGTCTTGCTGCCGTTGTTGCAAAGCCAATCAAACACTCCATTTCCCCCTTCATTCATAATCTGGCTTTTAAGGAAACAGGGGTAAACGGTGTCTATGTCGCTTTGGAAATTCCAGAAGAGGATTTGGCTGCTACTCTTGAAAATATCAAACGCTACGATATGTTTGGCATCAATCTTTCCATGCCCTATAAACAAGCTGTCATTCCTTATCTAGATGATTTAACAGCCTCTGCACGCCTGATTGGCGCTGTCAATACTGTCATTCATCAGAACGGCTTACTAATCGGTCACAATACCGATGGCATTGGATTCTTCAAAAGTTTAGAAAAACTAAGAAGATTCCAAGTACGCAACAAGCGACTGACCATTCTAGGTGGTGGTGGTGCTTCTACTGCTATCATAGCTCAGGCTACATTGGATGGTGCAAAGGAAATTACTATTTTCTGCCGCCAACAAAGCTTGGAAAGAACACAGGCGAGTCTTACACCTATTGCTCAAGCAACTGGAGTTCCTATGCAGGTCCTAGCGCTCGAAGATAGCCAATTACTACAGGAACATATTACCAACTCCGACTTACTAGTCAACGGAACCAGTGTAGGCATGGATGGGTATTCTCAACCTGTTCCTTCTACCATTCGCTTTCCTGAAAATCTTTTGGTTGCGGATGTGATCTATCAACCATTCGAAACACCTTTATTAAAACTAGCCCAATCTCAAGGCAATCCAACTATCAATGGTTTGGGCATGCTCCTTTTCCAAGCGGCTGAAGCATTCCAAACCTGGACTGGTAAGGAAATGCCGACTGACTTGATTTGGGACCAATTAGTCCAGAAATACGACATCAAATAG
- the aroB gene encoding 3-dehydroquinate synthase translates to MKLTVNLPNTPYDILIQRGSLAQTGAWVKELWKPQKIAIITDDHVGSLYRETVQSSLEQAGFETIAFEFPEGEASKNLDTVNQAYEFLVKNGMTRSDGIIALGGGVVGDLAGFVASTYMRGIHFLQIPTSLTAQVDSSIGGKTGVNTPFAKNMVGTFCQPDGVLIDPDTLKTLGKRELIEGMGEVVKYGLIDDVELWETLDQLDGSVESILEHADYIVYHSCEVKRKVVVEDELDNGVRLYLNFGHTIGHAIEATAGYGQVMHGEAVAIGMVQISRAAEKKGLMPAGMTEKIIAMCEKFGLPTTHQPWNVDELYAALTHDKKARGKTIKLVIVPQSGQAAIHQIPMEEMLEFLQV, encoded by the coding sequence ATGAAACTGACCGTCAATCTTCCCAACACTCCCTACGACATCCTTATCCAAAGAGGAAGTTTAGCACAGACAGGTGCATGGGTCAAAGAACTTTGGAAACCTCAGAAAATCGCCATTATTACAGATGACCACGTTGGCTCACTCTACCGTGAAACAGTCCAGTCAAGCTTAGAACAAGCTGGTTTTGAAACCATTGCTTTTGAATTTCCAGAAGGTGAAGCCTCAAAAAATCTTGATACCGTCAACCAGGCCTACGAATTTCTCGTAAAAAATGGTATGACACGAAGTGATGGAATCATTGCTCTCGGCGGAGGAGTCGTTGGCGATTTGGCAGGTTTTGTCGCTTCTACCTATATGCGTGGTATCCATTTCCTACAAATCCCAACCAGCCTAACTGCCCAAGTCGATTCTTCTATCGGGGGAAAAACTGGCGTGAACACCCCATTTGCCAAAAATATGGTGGGGACCTTCTGCCAACCAGACGGCGTTCTCATCGACCCTGATACCCTCAAAACACTCGGCAAACGAGAATTGATTGAAGGAATGGGCGAGGTTGTCAAATATGGCTTAATAGATGATGTGGAGCTCTGGGAAACCCTAGACCAATTAGACGGCTCTGTCGAGAGCATTCTGGAGCATGCTGACTATATCGTCTACCACTCCTGTGAAGTCAAACGCAAGGTTGTTGTCGAAGATGAATTAGACAACGGTGTCAGACTCTACCTCAACTTCGGTCACACGATTGGACATGCTATTGAAGCGACCGCTGGCTACGGCCAGGTCATGCACGGTGAAGCTGTTGCTATCGGTATGGTACAAATCTCACGCGCAGCTGAGAAAAAAGGACTGATGCCAGCTGGTATGACAGAAAAGATTATCGCCATGTGTGAAAAATTCGGCTTGCCGACTACACACCAACCTTGGAATGTAGATGAATTATACGCCGCCCTAACTCACGATAAAAAAGCACGTGGCAAGACCATCAAACTCGTCATCGTCCCTCAATCGGGACAGGCTGCCATCCATCAAATTCCAATGGAAGAAATGCTAGAATTTCTACAAGTATAG